The Xanthomonas fragariae genome has a segment encoding these proteins:
- the mutM gene encoding bifunctional DNA-formamidopyrimidine glycosylase/DNA-(apurinic or apyrimidinic site) lyase has product MPELPEVETALRGLSPHLLGQRIHGVILRRPDLRWPIPEQIERLLPGATITNLRRRAKYLLIDTDAGGSALLHLGMSGSLRVLSGDTLPRAHDHVDISLQNGRVLRLNDPRRFGCLLWQSDTQTHELLAALGPEPLSDSFTGDYLHALARGRRAAVKIFLMDQSVVVGVGNIYAAESLHRAGVSPLREAGKVSLDRYRRLATAVKDILGYAIERGGTTLRDFISPDGAPGYFEQELTVYGREGEPCKQCGRMLQHATIGQRATVWCGSCQR; this is encoded by the coding sequence ATGCCTGAACTTCCCGAAGTCGAAACCGCCTTGCGTGGCTTGTCGCCGCATCTGCTCGGGCAACGCATCCATGGCGTCATCTTGCGGCGGCCGGACCTGCGCTGGCCGATTCCTGAGCAAATCGAGCGACTGCTTCCTGGCGCGACCATCACCAATCTGCGCCGTCGCGCCAAGTACTTATTAATTGATACAGATGCCGGAGGCAGTGCGTTGCTACACCTCGGGATGTCCGGAAGCCTGCGTGTGTTGTCTGGCGATACGTTGCCGCGTGCGCACGATCATGTGGATATCAGCCTGCAGAATGGGCGTGTGTTGCGTTTAAACGACCCACGCCGCTTCGGTTGTCTGTTGTGGCAATCCGATACCCAAACCCATGAGTTGCTTGCCGCACTTGGTCCAGAACCATTATCCGATTCATTTACTGGCGATTATCTGCACGCGCTGGCGCGTGGTCGCCGTGCGGCAGTGAAAATCTTTCTGATGGACCAATCTGTTGTTGTAGGTGTTGGTAATATTTATGCTGCCGAGAGCCTGCATCGCGCGGGGGTCAGCCCGTTGCGAGAGGCTGGCAAGGTGTCGCTGGATCGCTATCGGCGCTTGGCTACGGCGGTGAAAGACATTCTGGGATATGCGATTGAGCGTGGTGGAACCACATTGCGGGATTTCATCAGTCCCGACGGTGCCCCTGGCTATTTCGAGCAGGAGCTCACGGTATATGGACGCGAAGGTGAACCTTGCAAGCAGTGCGGGCGCATGCTGCAGCACGCCACGATCGGACAACGCGCAACCGTGTGGTGCGGTAGTTGCCAGCGGTAA
- a CDS encoding IS5 family transposase, with product MQLTFGDAEGLGKRKQTRREIFLAEMEQVVPWQRLLALIAPHYPASGRPGRQPYALATMLRIHLLQQWYALSDPAMEEALHEIPSLRRFAQLGGLDNVPDETTILNFRRLLETHGLAARMLEAVNAHLARKGQSLRSGTIVDATLIAAPSSTKNADHARDPEMHQTKKGKQYYFGMKAHIGVDDVSGLVHHVECTAANVADITQAHKLLHGKEDTLSGDSGYTGLDKRAEMARKRKLRYLIAEKPSKLKQIKNARELQWAQRWEHTKASLRAKVEHPFRVIKRQFGYVKVRYRGLAKNTAQVLTLFALSNLWMVRRQLLPAKA from the coding sequence ATGCAACTGACGTTTGGTGACGCCGAGGGCCTGGGTAAGCGCAAGCAGACCCGCCGGGAAATCTTCCTGGCCGAGATGGAGCAGGTCGTTCCGTGGCAGCGGTTGCTTGCGCTGATCGCACCGCACTATCCGGCGTCGGGACGGCCAGGTCGGCAGCCGTACGCACTGGCCACGATGTTGCGGATTCATCTACTGCAACAGTGGTACGCGCTGAGCGATCCGGCGATGGAAGAAGCGTTGCATGAGATCCCGAGCTTGCGGCGTTTTGCCCAGCTCGGTGGGTTGGACAACGTTCCTGACGAGACCACGATTCTCAATTTTCGTCGTTTGCTGGAGACCCATGGCCTGGCCGCGCGGATGCTGGAAGCGGTCAACGCGCATCTGGCGCGCAAGGGTCAAAGTCTGCGCTCGGGCACGATCGTCGATGCAACCCTGATCGCTGCGCCCAGTTCGACCAAGAACGCTGACCACGCGCGCGATCCTGAGATGCACCAGACCAAGAAAGGCAAGCAATATTACTTCGGGATGAAAGCGCACATTGGAGTAGACGATGTGTCCGGGTTGGTGCACCACGTGGAATGCACGGCGGCCAACGTTGCCGATATCACGCAGGCGCACAAGCTGCTGCATGGCAAGGAAGACACGCTCAGCGGGGATAGCGGTTACACGGGGCTGGACAAGCGCGCGGAGATGGCGCGCAAGCGCAAGTTGCGCTACCTGATTGCAGAGAAGCCGTCCAAGCTCAAGCAGATCAAGAACGCGCGCGAGTTGCAGTGGGCCCAGCGCTGGGAGCACACCAAGGCCAGCCTGCGGGCGAAGGTGGAACATCCATTTCGGGTGATCAAACGCCAGTTTGGTTACGTCAAGGTCCGCTATCGCGGCCTAGCGAAGAATACCGCGCAGGTGCTGACGCTGTTTGCGCTATCCAATCTATGGATGGTGCGCCGGCAGTTATTGCCGGCCAAGGCATAA
- a CDS encoding alpha/beta hydrolase family protein has protein sequence MKLRYAVLPLYLLVALPSLAAARGFDVRDMVALDRVSSPTLSPDGNVLVFAKRQANAGNGKPATGLWMRSLRTRDALPPKRLTAEGWNVNSPALSPDGKTVYLLSSKSGTQQLYAQPLAGGTPQQLTAFAVDVDSYKLSPDGKRIVFSAGVFQDCGSDLGCTKKKLASVKDAKASGVVYDQLFVRHWDTWNDGRRNTLFVAELPAAGAKAVVGASAISATLAGDAPSKPSGGNDDYTWSPDGGSVVASVRVPQPYGTEAGKTATAGGKPTGNDESWQTNFDLYRLDASGRSAPVNLTASNPAWDAGPVFSTDGKTLYYRAMKRPGFEADRFGLMAMDVASGKAREIAPKWDRSAGEIVLSDDGASIYTSAEDLGEHPLFKIDIASGEATKLVGEGSVHAPTLAGTTLAFTRSSLKSGDQIFVSDVQGQSLRAMTQSAGELLPDVQFGDYEQFQFKGWNNDTVHGYVVKPYNYQEGKTYPVAFLIHGGPQDSFGNGWSNRWNPQTYAGQGYAVVMIDFHGSTGYGQQFTDAISQHWGDRPLEDLQKGWAAARKQYGFLNGDKACALGASYGGYMVYWMAGTWLDKDGNHPWKCLVDHDGVFDNRTMGYATEELWFSEWENGGTPWQNPAGYEKFNPVLHVDKWKVPMLVIHGQQDFRIPVEQGLAAFTALQRKGIASKFLYFPDENHWVLKPDNSVLWHDTVNSWLKQHIGQ, from the coding sequence ATGAAGCTGCGTTACGCCGTGCTGCCCCTGTATCTGTTGGTCGCCTTGCCAAGCCTTGCCGCCGCGCGTGGTTTCGATGTGCGCGACATGGTGGCGCTTGACCGCGTGTCCTCGCCCACGCTCAGCCCCGATGGCAACGTACTTGTGTTCGCCAAGCGGCAGGCCAACGCCGGCAACGGCAAGCCGGCCACCGGCCTGTGGATGCGCAGCCTGCGTACCCGCGATGCATTGCCGCCCAAGCGGCTCACTGCCGAAGGCTGGAACGTCAACAGCCCGGCGCTGTCGCCGGACGGCAAGACGGTGTACTTGCTCAGCAGCAAATCCGGCACGCAACAGCTGTACGCGCAGCCGCTGGCCGGCGGCACCCCACAGCAGCTCACTGCGTTTGCGGTGGACGTGGACAGCTACAAACTTTCTCCTGATGGCAAGCGCATCGTCTTCAGTGCCGGTGTTTTCCAGGACTGCGGCTCGGATCTGGGCTGCACTAAGAAAAAGCTCGCCAGCGTCAAGGACGCCAAGGCCAGCGGCGTGGTGTACGACCAGCTGTTCGTGCGGCATTGGGACACCTGGAACGATGGCCGCCGCAACACTTTGTTCGTCGCCGAACTGCCTGCCGCTGGTGCAAAGGCGGTGGTCGGTGCCTCGGCGATCAGCGCCACGCTGGCCGGCGATGCGCCATCCAAGCCGTCAGGTGGCAATGACGATTATACCTGGTCGCCGGATGGCGGCAGCGTGGTGGCCAGCGTGCGCGTGCCGCAGCCTTATGGCACGGAGGCGGGCAAAACTGCAACGGCTGGGGGCAAGCCCACCGGCAACGACGAGTCGTGGCAGACCAACTTCGATCTGTATCGCCTGGATGCCAGCGGCAGGTCCGCACCGGTCAATCTCACCGCATCCAACCCGGCCTGGGATGCCGGCCCGGTGTTCAGCACCGACGGCAAGACGTTATACTACCGCGCAATGAAGCGCCCCGGTTTCGAAGCCGACCGCTTCGGCCTGATGGCGATGGACGTGGCCAGCGGCAAGGCCCGCGAGATCGCGCCCAAGTGGGACCGTTCGGCCGGCGAGATCGTGTTGAGCGACGATGGCGCCAGCATCTACACCAGCGCCGAGGACCTGGGCGAGCATCCGCTGTTCAAGATCGACATCGCCAGCGGTGAGGCGACCAAGCTGGTGGGCGAGGGCAGCGTGCATGCGCCGACGCTGGCCGGCACTACGCTGGCGTTTACGCGTAGTTCGCTCAAGAGCGGCGACCAGATCTTTGTCAGCGATGTGCAAGGCCAAAGTTTGCGTGCGATGACGCAAAGCGCAGGCGAGTTGCTGCCGGATGTGCAATTCGGCGATTACGAACAGTTCCAGTTCAAGGGCTGGAATAACGACACCGTGCACGGCTATGTGGTCAAGCCGTACAACTACCAGGAAGGCAAAACCTATCCGGTCGCGTTTCTGATCCACGGCGGCCCGCAGGACAGCTTTGGCAATGGCTGGAGCAATCGCTGGAATCCGCAGACTTACGCCGGGCAGGGCTACGCGGTGGTGATGATCGATTTCCACGGTTCCACCGGCTACGGCCAGCAATTCACCGACGCGATCAGCCAACATTGGGGCGACCGCCCGCTGGAAGATCTGCAAAAAGGGTGGGCCGCTGCGCGGAAGCAGTACGGCTTCCTCAACGGCGACAAGGCCTGCGCACTGGGCGCCAGCTACGGCGGCTACATGGTCTATTGGATGGCCGGGACGTGGCTTGATAAAGATGGGAACCATCCATGGAAATGCCTGGTCGATCACGACGGCGTGTTCGACAACCGCACCATGGGTTATGCCACCGAGGAACTGTGGTTCAGCGAATGGGAAAATGGCGGCACCCCGTGGCAGAACCCGGCTGGCTACGAGAAGTTCAACCCGGTGTTGCACGTGGACAAGTGGAAAGTACCGATGCTGGTGATCCACGGCCAGCAGGATTTCCGCATTCCGGTCGAGCAGGGCCTGGCCGCATTTACCGCGCTGCAGCGCAAGGGCATCGCATCCAAGTTCCTATATTTCCCGGACGAGAACCATTGGGTGCTCAAGCCGGACAACAGCGTGCTGTGGCACGACACCGTCAATAGCTGGCTGAAGCAGCATATCGGCCAGTAA
- a CDS encoding IS5 family transposase (programmed frameshift) has product MTRRKEIPIALWKRIEPLIPQVKRSPKGGRPRISDQQALNGIVYVLRTGMPWEDLPVELGYGSGMTCWRRLRDWQAAGVWHRLHQVLLTELRRAQRLDLSRASLDAASVAFPPGGAYTGPNPTDRGKLGSKRHLIVDRNGVPLAVCVTGANRHDSVVFEELIDALPPIGGKPGRPRRWPDKLHADKAYDIDRCRAFLKQRGIIARIARKGIERNDRLGRHRWVVERTHAWFAGLGKLRIRFERRIDLHLALLSLACSIICLRLLPGFC; this is encoded by the exons ATGACACGTCGCAAAGAGATCCCCATTGCGCTGTGGAAGCGCATCGAGCCGCTGATTCCCCAAGTGAAGCGTTCGCCCAAAGGTGGACGGCCGCGCATCAGTGATCAGCAAGCCCTCAACGGCATCGTCTATGTCTTGCGCACGGGCATGCCATGGGAAGACCTGCCTGTGGAACTGGGCTATGGCAGCGGCATGACCTGCTGGCGCCGGTTGCGTGATTGGCAAGCCGCCGGTGTGTGGCATCGTCTGCATCAGGTGTTGCTGACCGAGCTGCGTCGCGCCCAGAGGCTGGATCTGAGCCGAGCCAGTCTGGACGCCGCCAGTGTGGCCT TCCCCCCGGGGGGCGCCTACACCGGGCCAAACCCGACCGATCGCGGCAAACTCGGCAGCAAACGGCATCTGATCGTGGACCGCAACGGCGTGCCCTTGGCAGTGTGCGTCACCGGCGCCAATCGGCACGACTCGGTCGTGTTCGAGGAGTTGATCGACGCCTTGCCGCCAATTGGTGGCAAACCAGGGCGCCCGCGACGTTGGCCAGACAAATTGCACGCCGACAAGGCTTACGACATCGACCGCTGTCGCGCCTTCCTCAAGCAGCGCGGCATCATTGCGCGGATCGCACGCAAGGGAATCGAGCGCAACGACCGGTTGGGCCGTCATCGCTGGGTCGTCGAGCGCACGCATGCCTGGTTCGCAGGCCTGGGCAAACTGCGCATCCGCTTTGAACGCCGCATCGATCTCCACTTGGCGTTGCTCTCGCTTGCATGCTCCATCATCTGCTTACGGCTTCTTCCTGGGTTTTGTTAG
- a CDS encoding IS3 family transposase (programmed frameshift) has product MSKTKYSPEVRERAVRLVREHQGEYGSQWAAIESIAGKIGCSSQTLCNWVRQAERDAGKRQGLTTDERTRMKALEREVRELRQANEILRKASAYFCPGGARPPLQALTTFVTEHCDVHGVEPICKVLQVAPSTYYRHAQREADANLRPNRWWKDQALRPQIRRVWEQNRQVYGVRKVWRQLKREGYAVARCTVERLMGALGLRGVVRGKVVKTTISDKRPCPLDKVNRQFHAPSPNRLWVSDFTYVSTWAGFVYVAFVIDVYARRIVGWKVSQTAHTDFVLDALEQALHARRPTEGGLIHHSDRGVQYVSIRYTERLADAGIEPSVGSVGDSYDNALAETINGLYKAEVIHRRAWRNRQDVELATLDWVDWYNHKRLLGSIGNIPPAEAEEAYYRQQAGYAKAA; this is encoded by the exons ATGAGCAAGACGAAATATTCACCGGAAGTGCGAGAGCGCGCGGTTCGGCTGGTGCGGGAGCATCAGGGCGAGTACGGCTCGCAGTGGGCGGCGATCGAATCGATTGCCGGGAAGATTGGCTGTTCGTCGCAGACGCTGTGCAACTGGGTGCGTCAGGCCGAGCGTGATGCCGGCAAGCGTCAGGGGCTGACGACGGACGAGCGGACGCGGATGAAAGCGCTGGAACGCGAAGTGCGCGAGCTGAGGCAAGCCAACGAGATCCTGCGCAAGGCCAGCGCGTATT TTTGCCCAGGCGGAGCTCGACCGCCGCTTCAAGCCCTGACCACGTTCGTGACCGAACATTGCGATGTTCACGGGGTCGAGCCAATCTGCAAGGTGCTGCAGGTTGCCCCGTCGACGTATTACCGCCACGCGCAGCGGGAAGCGGACGCGAACTTGCGCCCGAACCGCTGGTGGAAGGACCAGGCGCTGCGCCCGCAGATCCGGCGGGTATGGGAGCAGAACCGACAGGTGTACGGCGTGCGCAAGGTCTGGCGGCAGCTCAAGCGCGAGGGCTATGCGGTGGCCCGCTGCACGGTGGAGCGACTGATGGGCGCACTTGGCCTGCGCGGCGTGGTACGCGGGAAGGTGGTCAAGACCACGATCAGCGACAAGCGGCCGTGCCCGCTGGACAAGGTGAACCGACAGTTCCATGCGCCGTCGCCGAACCGACTGTGGGTCAGCGACTTCACGTATGTCTCGACCTGGGCCGGGTTCGTGTACGTGGCCTTCGTGATCGACGTGTACGCACGGCGGATCGTGGGCTGGAAGGTGTCGCAGACGGCGCACACGGACTTCGTGCTGGACGCGCTGGAGCAGGCGCTGCATGCGCGTCGTCCAACCGAAGGCGGCCTGATCCACCACTCCGACCGCGGCGTGCAGTATGTGTCGATCCGCTACACCGAGCGGCTGGCCGACGCCGGGATCGAGCCGTCGGTGGGCAGCGTGGGCGATAGCTATGACAACGCGTTGGCCGAGACGATCAACGGGTTGTACAAGGCCGAGGTGATCCACCGGCGCGCGTGGCGCAACCGCCAGGATGTGGAACTGGCCACGCTGGATTGGGTGGACTGGTACAACCACAAACGCTTGCTGGGGTCGATCGGGAACATTCCGCCAGCGGAAGCCGAAGAGGCTTACTATCGACAACAGGCCGGTTACGCCAAAGCGGCGTGA
- a CDS encoding ATP-binding cassette domain-containing protein: MTQTKQPPEIPGRFIVAFLAYADNFSQKSISFIDKVVELRMVRMHGERIADIVPTDAEEDVPGWRSGELDRRHVLTVRNLSFRYSDGEPLILSDLNFVIEPGEVVAITGVSGSGKSTLVKLLLGLLTPTEGAVEIDGMDIRKYGLAEYRDLLGAVMQEDSLFAGTIADNIAFFDPDVTLERVVNAAKLAELHDDIITMPMGYESLVGDMGSSLSGGQRQRLVLARALYRAPQILILDEATSQLDQACEARIDRAVRQLDISRIIISHRPSTVAMADRVLQIEDGHVREASACQTGGLAIV, translated from the coding sequence GTGACTCAAACCAAACAGCCTCCCGAAATCCCGGGGCGGTTCATTGTTGCGTTTTTAGCGTACGCAGACAACTTCTCACAGAAGTCTATTAGTTTCATTGACAAAGTGGTGGAGTTGCGGATGGTCCGCATGCATGGCGAGCGAATTGCCGATATAGTGCCCACTGACGCGGAAGAGGATGTTCCGGGTTGGCGCAGTGGAGAGTTGGACCGAAGACACGTGCTTACAGTGCGAAATCTGAGCTTTCGCTATTCCGATGGAGAGCCCCTCATCCTATCTGACCTCAATTTTGTGATCGAGCCGGGAGAAGTGGTGGCGATTACCGGAGTTAGCGGGTCCGGAAAGAGTACTTTGGTAAAACTCTTGCTTGGATTGCTGACGCCAACGGAAGGCGCGGTCGAAATAGACGGAATGGACATCCGGAAATACGGCTTGGCTGAGTACCGCGACCTCCTTGGCGCGGTCATGCAGGAGGATTCGCTATTTGCTGGAACGATTGCTGATAACATCGCTTTCTTCGATCCCGATGTGACTTTAGAAAGAGTCGTAAACGCCGCGAAGCTAGCGGAGTTGCACGACGATATCATTACCATGCCGATGGGTTACGAGTCATTGGTTGGAGACATGGGTTCATCGCTCTCTGGTGGGCAGCGGCAACGACTAGTTCTTGCTAGGGCGCTTTACCGCGCGCCGCAGATATTGATTCTTGATGAAGCAACAAGTCAGCTAGATCAAGCGTGTGAGGCACGGATTGATCGAGCTGTGCGCCAACTTGATATCTCGAGAATCATCATCTCGCATCGACCTAGCACGGTGGCGATGGCAGATCGAGTTCTTCAGATCGAAGATGGTCATGTCAGAGAGGCAAGTGCCTGTCAAACGGGTGGACTTGCAATTGTCTAG